The Streptomyces sp. NBC_01298 genome contains the following window.
CGCCGACGGCGTGGCCATCCCGGTCGACGCTTCCAACAGCCCGTCGCTCACCGGCGTCTCGGGCGGCTGGAAGAACCTGGCCTACTCGCTGGACGCCTACGCGGGCAAGAAGGTCAACCTCCGCTTCCGCTACCAGACGGACGGCGGCGCGGGCGGCAAGGGCTTCACCGGTGACGCCCTCGCCATCACGGCGGACGGCGCCACGGTCTTCACCGACGGCGCGGAGAACGGCGACAACGGCTGGACCGGCAAGGGCTTCTCCCGCGTCGGCTCCGGTTTCACCAAGGAGTACGCGCAGTACTACCTGGCCGAGAACCGCCGCTACGTCTCGTACGACAAGACCCTCAAGGTCGGTCCGTACAACTTCGGCTTCACCAACACGAAGCCGAACTGGGTCGAGCACTACGCCTACCAGGACGGCCTCCTGATCTGGCAGTGGGACACCTCCCAGAAGGACAACAACACCAGCCAGCACCCCGGCGCCGGTCTGATCCTTCCGATCGACGCCAACGCCAAGCCGATGAAGTGGTCGGACGGCACCCTGCTGCGCAACAAGATCCAGCCGTACGACGCCGCCTTCAGCGCGTACAAGACGGATGCGATCACCCTGCACAAGAACGGCCAGGAGCTCTTCCTGAAGCCCAAGCCCGCGCAGCTCGTCTTCGACGACCACAAGGGCAAGTACTTCTACGACGAGAACCCGACCGGCTCGGTGAAGACCACTGACACCAACACCAAGATCAAGATCGTGAAGGAGACCTACGACGGTCTCGTCATGACGGTCGAGGTCGGTCCCTCCACCAAGTAATTCGGTAAAACCGCAGGTCAAAACATGATCGGCCGTCGCCCCCTAGCGGGCGGCGGCCGATCGCGTTTAGATGCGTGGGCTGAGTTTCTTATTGACGGGGGAGATGAAGACATGCCCGGTGGAGGTTTCGTCCGATTGCCAGGCGGCAGCGTGGTCGTCGCGCTCACGCTGCCCAGACCGTCCGTGGAAGGTGCCGTCGGCGCCGTCAAGGGCGGACTCGTAGGGCGCAGCACAGCCGGCGTCGCAGGCGCCGCCGAAGGTGGAAACGTCCGCGTGCTGGTGCACGCGGTGAACCGGGCCCGCGCCCTGACCAGGCTGCGGAACCTCGGACTGCGCGCCGTCTACCTGCGCGGGAACGCGCAGCCGCCCACGCCGGACGAGATCACCGCCGTCCTGCACCACCCCGACGGCCTGCTCTGGCGCTCCGCCCCGGACCGGGCGGCGGAGCTGTGGCACCCGATCAGGGCCCTGCTGGGGTGACCGGGCGGGGCCGGGCCCCGGGGCGGGGCCGGGCGGCCCCGGTGACGTGGCCGGGGCCTCAGGCGGGGCCTCAGCCTGGGCCTCAGCCGGGTTCTCAGCCGGCCACCACGGGGGTCCCGCTCAGCTCCACCCCGGCTTCCCGGAGCTCCGCCAGCGCTCGGGTCGTGGTGTGCGGGGCCACGCCTGCGGTCAGGTCCAGCAGCACGTGCGTACGGAACCCCGCGCGGGCCGCGTCCAGGGCGGTGGCCTTCACGCAGTGGTCGGTGGCGATGCCGACCACGTCGACCTCGGTGACCTGCCGGTCGCGCAGCCACTCCACGAGCCCGCGGCCGTTCTCGTCCGCGCCCTCGAAACCGCTGTACGCGGCCTCGTACGCCCCCTTGTCGAAGACGGCGGCCACGGCCCCCGAGGCGACGGCGGGCGCGAAGTTCGGGTGGAAGCCCACGCCCTCGGTCCCGGCGACGCAGTGCACCGGCCAGGAGGTCTCGTAGTCCGGCTGGGCCGGGGGGTGCGCGAAGTGGGACCCGGGGTCGACGTGGTGGTCGCGGGTGGCGACGACGTGCCGGTACCCGGCGGTGGCCTGGCCGATGAGCTCGGTGATGGAGGCGGCGATGTCGGCCCCGCCGGTGACCGCGAGGCTGCCGCCCTCGCAGAAGTCGTTCTGGACGTCGACGACGATCAGTGCGCGGTGCATGTCCGGTGCCCTTCGGTTGGGTGTTCTTGTGGGGCGGAGTGGTCCTGGCGAGACGGCGCGGGGCCCTGCGGGGCCTTTCCCCCACCCCGCCCCTTCCCGAAACTGGGGCTCCGCCCCAGGCCCGCGAGGCGCGCACGCGCAGGCCGGGCCGCAGGCCGGGCCTCAGCCGAATCCAGCCCCGCCGGCGTTTGAGGCGCGGGGTCTGGGGCGGAGCCCCAGGGGCCCCGGCTGCGCCGGGTTCGCGGCCCGGCCCCGCCCCGGCGCTACGCGTACTCGGTCGGGATCACGGCCTCGCCGCGGGACAGCTGCGTGGCCGACAGGGGCAGGCCCGCCAGGACCTCGCGGTGGCGGTCCCGGGCCGTCTCCAGGGACTCGCGGGCCACGACCTCGCCGCCCTTGACCAGCTCCACGAGCAGCTGCCTGTCCGCCAGCGCGGCCGGCACCGGCCCGGTGCCGAGGACCTCCGCCTCCGCGATCCCCTCGGAGTCGGCCCGCCGGGCCGCCCACTTGCGTCCCCCGACGGAGGTCTTGCCGCCGGAGGACTTCTTCGCCACCGACACCAGCGGCGCCTTCGGGTCGGCCGAGGCCGCCCGCGCCACCAGCTTGTAGACCATCGAGCACGTCGGGTGCCCGCTGCCCGTCACCAGCTGGGTGCCGACCCCGTACGCGTCCACCGGAGCGGCCGCCAGCGAGGCGATCGCGTACTCGTCCAGGTCCGAGGTCACCACGATCTTCGTCCCCGTGGCCCCCAGCTCGTCGAGCTGCTGCCGCACCCGGTGCGCGACCAGCAGCAGGTCCCCGGAGTCGATGCGGACGGCGCCCAGGTCCGTCCCGGCGACCTCCACGGCCGTGCGGACCGCCTCCGCGACGTCGTAGGTGTCCACCAGCAGCGTGGTGGAGCCGCCCAGCGAGGCGACCTGGGCGGTGAAGGCGTCCCGCTCGCTGTCGTGCAGCAGGGTGAAGGCGTGGGCGCTGGTGCCGACCGTCGGGATCCCGTACCGGAATCCGGCCGCCAGGTCCGAGGTCGAGGTGAAACCGCCGACGTACGCGGCGCGCGCCGAGGCGACGGCCGCCAGCTCGTGCGTGCGCCGGGCGCCCATCTCGATCAGCGGCCGGCCGCCGGCGGCCGAGGACATCCGGGAGGCGGCCGCGGCGATCGCGGAGTCGTGGTTGAGGATCGACAGGATCACGGTCTCCAGCAGCACGCACTCGGCGAAGCTGCCCTCGACGCGCAGGACCGGGGAGCCGGGGAAGTAGACCTCGCCCTCCGGGTAGCCCCAGATGTCTCCGGAGAAGCGGTACGAGGCGAGCCAGTCGAGGGTGCGGGCGTCGACGACGCCGCGCTCGCGCAGGAACTCCAGTACGGCGCCGTCGAAGCGGAAGTTCTCCACCGCGTCGAGCACCCGGCCGGTCCCCGCGATCACTCCGTAGCGGCGCCCCTCGGGGAGCCGGCGGGTGAACACCTCGAAGACCGAGCGGCGGTCGGCCGTGCCGCTGGCCAGCGCGGCCTGCAGCATCGTGAGCTCGTAATGGTCCGTGAAGAGCGCTGTCGACGGCACGTCCACCGGCAGGCCCAGGTCCGCAGGGTTCATGTGACGGATGCTAGCGCACATCTCGTCAGAGTGACGAGATGTAGGGGCCCGTTTGTGCGACGGGCCCCTGTCAGTGGCAGCATGGGACAAGTGAGTGTTGCTCCCATTGAGATCGAACGCACCGAATCCGCCGAAGAGACCTTCGCGGTCCCCGAACCCGACGTCCCGTGGGTGACCCTGGTGCACAACGACCCGGTCAACCTCATGAGCTACGTGACGTACGTGTTCCAGGCGTACTTCGGCTACTCCAAGGACAAGGCGAACAAGCTGATGATGGACGTCCACCACAAGGGTCGGGCGGTCGTCTCCAGCGGCAGCCGCGAGGAGATGGAACGGGACGTGCAGGCCATGCACGGCTACGGCCTCTGGGCGACCATGTCCCAGGACCGCAACTGATGGGCGGCGTCTTCGAACCCCTGAAGGCCGGCGGGGCCGCCATCGCGCTGGACGAGATCGAGATCTCGATCCTGCGCTCCCTGGCCGTACAGCTGCTGGAGCTCATCGGACCCGGCGAGCCGGAGCCCGAGCCGGACGCCGACCCGCTGGCCGCGCTCTTCGCCGCCTCCGACGGCCCCACCGAGCCCCCCTCCGACCCGGCCCTGGCCCGGCTCTTCCCCGACGCCTACGGCGGCCCGGAGACCCCGGCGAACGCCGACACGGAGGAGCTGCGGGCCCACTCGGCCGAGTTCCGCCGCTTCACCGAGAACGACCTGCGCACCCGCAAGCGGGAGGACGCGCTGGCCGTCGTACGGAGCCTGGACGGGCTGAGCCCCGCGGGCGACGGCGCGGCCGTCCTGGAGGTCGACGGGGAGCTGCGCCTGCGCTGGCTGGGCGCCCTGAACGACCTGCGGCTCACCATCGCGGCCCGCCTCGACATCACGGAGGACGACGAGAGCGCGGTGCTGTTCCGGCTCCCGGACGACGACCCGCGCAAGCCGATGGTGATGGCCTACCTCTGGCTCGGCGGTCTCCAGGAGACCTTGATCGAGACGCTCGCCGGGACCCTCTGAGGGACCGCCCGTGGAACCTCCGGGGGTACCTCCCGGGGAACCCTCTGAAGATCCTCAAGTACGTCCGCCGTTCGCTCAGCGGACGCTCAAATCCGGATAACGATCAGATCACCACGATGTGGTGATCTGATCCATTTCAGGACCTCTGTCCTGATTTTTTTATGCCCTGCGTCACATTTTCCGCCCTCTCGCACCGGTAAGCACGTGATAAATCTTCACGACCGCCGACGGGGCGCCACCCATGCCCCCCGGCCTGCTTGAACCGGCTGACCGCCGGCGTGCAACTCCATCCGTATCCGGGGGGATCGAGGACCCGATCCGCTGCCAGTCATGGCGCGGGTCGGCGTGGAGAAAGGCGCACCAAGACATGACCTCCGTACAGGTCGACGAGCAGCAGCACGACACGGGCGAGGGCGACGGCTACCACCGCGCACTCGGAGCCCGCCAGATCCAGATGATCGCGATCGGCGGCGCCATCGGCACCGGCCTCTTCCTGGGCGCCGGCAAGGCCATCTCCAAGGCCGGCCCCAGCCTGATCCTGGCCTACGCCATCGCGGGCCTGGTCATCTTCTTCATCATGCGGGCGCTGGGCGAACTGCTCATGTACCGCCCGGTGTCCGGCTCCTTCTCGGACTACGCCCGGGAGTTCCTCGGCCCCTTCTGGGGGTACGTGACCGGCTGGACCTACTGGCTCTTCTGGGTGGTCACCGGCATCACCGAAGTCACCGCCGCGGCGCAGTACATGTCGTACTGGACCCATGACGGCTTCCCGCAATGGGCGTACGCGCTGATCTTCACCGTCATCCTCTACGGCGCCAACCTGATCTCCGTGAAGCTCTTCGGCGAGCTGGAGTTCTGGTTCTCCATGGTCAAGGTCACCGCCATCGTCGGCATGATCCTGATCTGCGCCGGCATCCTCACCATCGGCTTCTCCGACGCGGCCGACACCGCCACCGTCTCCAACCTGTGGAACGACGGCGGCTTCTTCCCCAAGGGCCTCGGCGGCACGCTGATGACCCTGCAGATCGTGATGTTCGCCTTCCTCGCCGTCGAACTGGTCGGCGTCACCGCCGGCGAGTCCAAGGACCCCGAGAAGACCCTGCCCAAGGCCATCAACACCGTGCCGTGGCGCATCGCCGTCTTCTACGTCGGCGCGCTCATCATGATCCTGTCGGTCGTCCCGTGGCACGAGTTCCAGCCCGGCGTCAGCCCCTTCGTCGCCGCCTTCGAGAAGATGGGCCTCGGCGTCGGCGCCGCGATCGTCAACTTCGTCGTCCTGACCGCGGCCCTTTCCTCCTGCAACTCGGGCATGTACTCCACCGGCCGCATGCTGCGCGACCTCGCCCTCAACGGCCAGGGCCCGAAGTTCTTCACCAAGCTCACCAAGAGCGGCACCCCGCTGGTCGGCACCACCTTCTCCGCCGCGCTGATGCTGGTGGGCGTCTGGATCAACTACGTCGCCCCGGGCAAGGCCTTCGACTACGTCGTCTCCTTCGCCACCATCTCCGGCATGTGGGCCTGGATCATGATCCTGGTCTGCCAGATCCGCTACCGCGCCGCCTCCGACCGCGGCGACCTCCCCGCGTCCCCGTTCCGCGCCCCCGGCGCCCCGTTCACGAGCTACTTCGCCCTGGCCTTCATCGGCATGGTCATCGTGATGATGGGCATCGACAAGGACGCCCGGGTCTCGCTCTACTGCGCCCCCCTGTGGGGTCTGCTGCTCGGCGTCTCCTACCTGGTGATGAAGTCCCGCGACCCGCGCGGCGCGGCCTTCACCAAGGCCTCGTAGCGCCTCCAAGGCCTCGTAAGGCCTCCACGAACCGCGGGTCCCGGCCGCCTGTCACGGGCGGGAACCGCGCGGCATTCGGGCGCGATCCCTTGTGAACGGCGGATCGTGTCCACCATCCG
Protein-coding sequences here:
- a CDS encoding isochorismatase family protein, with amino-acid sequence MHRALIVVDVQNDFCEGGSLAVTGGADIAASITELIGQATAGYRHVVATRDHHVDPGSHFAHPPAQPDYETSWPVHCVAGTEGVGFHPNFAPAVASGAVAAVFDKGAYEAAYSGFEGADENGRGLVEWLRDRQVTEVDVVGIATDHCVKATALDAARAGFRTHVLLDLTAGVAPHTTTRALAELREAGVELSGTPVVAG
- a CDS encoding nicotinate phosphoribosyltransferase — its product is MNPADLGLPVDVPSTALFTDHYELTMLQAALASGTADRRSVFEVFTRRLPEGRRYGVIAGTGRVLDAVENFRFDGAVLEFLRERGVVDARTLDWLASYRFSGDIWGYPEGEVYFPGSPVLRVEGSFAECVLLETVILSILNHDSAIAAAASRMSSAAGGRPLIEMGARRTHELAAVASARAAYVGGFTSTSDLAAGFRYGIPTVGTSAHAFTLLHDSERDAFTAQVASLGGSTTLLVDTYDVAEAVRTAVEVAGTDLGAVRIDSGDLLLVAHRVRQQLDELGATGTKIVVTSDLDEYAIASLAAAPVDAYGVGTQLVTGSGHPTCSMVYKLVARAASADPKAPLVSVAKKSSGGKTSVGGRKWAARRADSEGIAEAEVLGTGPVPAALADRQLLVELVKGGEVVARESLETARDRHREVLAGLPLSATQLSRGEAVIPTEYA
- the clpS gene encoding ATP-dependent Clp protease adapter ClpS — encoded protein: MGQVSVAPIEIERTESAEETFAVPEPDVPWVTLVHNDPVNLMSYVTYVFQAYFGYSKDKANKLMMDVHHKGRAVVSSGSREEMERDVQAMHGYGLWATMSQDRN
- a CDS encoding DUF2017 domain-containing protein, with product MGGVFEPLKAGGAAIALDEIEISILRSLAVQLLELIGPGEPEPEPDADPLAALFAASDGPTEPPSDPALARLFPDAYGGPETPANADTEELRAHSAEFRRFTENDLRTRKREDALAVVRSLDGLSPAGDGAAVLEVDGELRLRWLGALNDLRLTIAARLDITEDDESAVLFRLPDDDPRKPMVMAYLWLGGLQETLIETLAGTL
- a CDS encoding amino acid permease; this translates as MTSVQVDEQQHDTGEGDGYHRALGARQIQMIAIGGAIGTGLFLGAGKAISKAGPSLILAYAIAGLVIFFIMRALGELLMYRPVSGSFSDYAREFLGPFWGYVTGWTYWLFWVVTGITEVTAAAQYMSYWTHDGFPQWAYALIFTVILYGANLISVKLFGELEFWFSMVKVTAIVGMILICAGILTIGFSDAADTATVSNLWNDGGFFPKGLGGTLMTLQIVMFAFLAVELVGVTAGESKDPEKTLPKAINTVPWRIAVFYVGALIMILSVVPWHEFQPGVSPFVAAFEKMGLGVGAAIVNFVVLTAALSSCNSGMYSTGRMLRDLALNGQGPKFFTKLTKSGTPLVGTTFSAALMLVGVWINYVAPGKAFDYVVSFATISGMWAWIMILVCQIRYRAASDRGDLPASPFRAPGAPFTSYFALAFIGMVIVMMGIDKDARVSLYCAPLWGLLLGVSYLVMKSRDPRGAAFTKAS